A region of Poecile atricapillus isolate bPoeAtr1 chromosome 24, bPoeAtr1.hap1, whole genome shotgun sequence DNA encodes the following proteins:
- the KCNQ4 gene encoding potassium voltage-gated channel subfamily KQT member 4, producing the protein MICVPQSLGFNKRGARFLLVFSCLVLSVFSTIQEHQKLANECLFILEFVMIVVFGMEYIIRVWAAGCCCRYRGWRGRFRFARKPFCVIDFIVFIASVAVIAAGTQGNIFATSALRSMRFLQILRMVRMDRRGGTWKLLGSVVYAHSKELITAWYIGFLVLIFASFLVYLAEKDANVQFATYADSLWWGTVTLTTIGYGDKAPQTWLGRMLAAGFALLGISFFALPAGILGSGFALKVQEQHRQKHFEKRRTPAANLIQAAWRLYSTDVSRVYLTATWCYYDSLLPAFRELVLMFEHLYRVCNGGFRNSEVKKRPDRAPPPYHSFTPAQKSFSLAMCSGESNKMGIKERIRLSSSQRQGSRGRQQHLGPPLHRSPSTEDVTEASSPTKVQKSWSFNDRTRFRASLRLKPRTPAEADCPPEDSGEERSSPCDLTFEDIMPAVKTLIRAVRILKFLVAKRKFKETLRPYDVKDVIEQYSAGHLDMLGRIKSLQTRVDQIVGRDRALPADKKVREKGEKPALEGELVDELSMMGRVVKVERQVQSIEHKLDLLLGLYSQCLRKGSTNSFSLAAVRIPPGEPDITSDYHSPVDHEDISVSAQTLSISRSASTNMD; encoded by the exons ATGATTTGTGTGCCGCAATCCCTGGGTTTTAACAAAAGAGGAGCAAG ATTCCTCCTCGTCTTCAGCTGCCTGGTGCTGTCGGTCTTCTCCACCATCCAGGAGCACCAGAAACTGGCCAACGAGTGCCTCTTCATCCTG GAGTTCGTGATGATCGTGGTGTTCGGTATGGAGTACATCATCCGCGTGTGGGCCgccggctgctgctgccgctaCCGCGGCTGGCGCGGCCGCTTTCGCTTCGCCAGGAAACCCTTCTGCGTGATAG ATTTCATCGTCTTCATCGCCTCGGTGGCCGTCATCGCCGCGGGCACGCAGGGCAACATCTTCGCCACGTCGGCGCTGCGCAGCATGCGCTTCCTGCAGATCCTGCGCATGGTGCGCATGGACCGCCGCGGCGGCACCTGGAAACTCCTGGGCTCCGTGGTCTACGCCCACAGCAAG GAGCTCATCACCGCCTGGTACATCGGCTTCCTGGTGCTCATCTTCGCCTCCTTCCTGGTTTACCTGGCCGAGAAGGACGCCAATGTGCAGTTCGCCACCTACGCCGATTCCCTCTGGTGGGGCACG GTGACCCTGACCACCATCGGCTACGGGGACAAGGCACCGCAGACGTGGCTGGGCAGGATGCTGGCAGCCGGATTCGCCCTGCTCGGCATCTCCTTCTTCGCCCTGCCCGCG gggatCCTGGGCTCCGGCTTCGCCCTCAAAGTGCAGGAGCAGCATCGGCAGAAGCACTTTGAGAAGAGGCGGACTCCGGCGGCCAACCTGATCCAg GCTGCCTGGCGCCTGTACTCCACGGATGTCAGCCGCGTGTACCTGACGGCCACGTGGTGTTACTACGACAGCCTCCTGCCCGCCTTCAG AGAGCTGGTCCTTATGTTTGAGCATTTGTACCGGGTTTGCAACGGAGGATTTAGGAATTCAGAGGTGAAAAAACGGCCTGACAGAGCCCCACCGCCCTATCACTCCTTCACCCCTGCCCAGAAAAGCTTCAGCCTGGCCATGTGTTCAGGGGAAAG CAACAAGATGGGCATCAAGGAGCGGATCcggctgagcagctcccagcgCCAGGGCAGCCGCGGCcggcagcagcacctggggccGCCCCTGCACCGCTCCCCCAGCACCGAGGATGTCACCGAGGCCTCCAGCCCCACCAAGGTGCAGAAAAGCTGGAGCTTCAACGACCGCACCCGCTTCCGAGCATCCCTGAGGCTGAAGCCGCGGACCCCGGCTGAGG CCGACTGCCCGCCGGAGGACAGTGGCGAGGAGAGGAGCTCCCCCTGTGACCTGACCTTTGAGGACATCATGCCGGCAGTGAAGACCCTCATCCGGGCTGTCAG gatccTCAAGTTCCTGGTGGCCAAGAGGAAGTTCAAGGAGACCTTGCGTCCCTACGATGTCAAGGATGTCATTGAGCAGTACTCGGCCGGACACCTGGACATGCTGGGCAGGATCAAAAGCCTGCAGACGCG CGTGGACCAGATCGTGGGCAGGGATCGGGCGCTCCCTGCGGATAAGAAGGTTCGGGAGAAGGGGGAGAAGCCGGCGCTGGAGGGGGAGCTGGTGGACGAGCTCAGCATGATGGGGCGCGTGGTCAAAGTGGAGCGGCAG GTGCAATCCATCGAGCACAAGCTGGACCTGCTGCTTGGCCTCTACTCGCAGTGCCTCCGCAAGGGCTCCACCAACTCCTTCAGCCTGGCCGCAGTGCGGATCCCGCCCGGAGAGCCCGACATCACCTCTGACTACCACAGCCCCGTGGACCACGAGGACATCTCTGTGTCTGCTCAGACCCTCAGCATCTCCAGGTCGGCCAGCACCAACATGGACTGA
- the TINAGL1 gene encoding tubulointerstitial nephritis antigen-like codes for MTGDMRALLCLWLVAQVAQVALSSRVRTRRELGPGLYEHGVYDAGGSYCQRGDVCCHGRDDGCTVPYHDTLCYCDLFCNRTVSDCCPDFWEYCLGIPAPFPKAPGCARAGHNYPTGATYRENCNLCTCGPGGQWQCEDHACLMDGELIDAVNRGNYGWRAANYSQFWGMTLEDGIRHRLGTFRPSPTVMNMNEMHMNMDSNEVLPRHFDAATKWPGMIHEPLDQGNCAGSWAFSTAAVASDRISIHSMGHMTPALSPQNLLSCDTRNQRGCSGGRLDGAWWYLRRRGVVTDECYPFTSQQSQPAAPPCMMHSRSTGRGKRQATARCPNPQTQSNEIYQSTPAYRLSSSEKEIMKELLENGPVQAILEVHEDFFMYKSGIYRHTPLAEGKGPKHQRHGTHSVKITGWGEEQLPDGRTQKYWTAANSWGTAWGEGGHFRIARGVNECEVETFVVGVWGRVSTEDMPHK; via the exons ATGACCGGGGACATGcgggccctgctgtgcctctggctgGTGGCCCAGGTGGCCCAGGTGGCCCTGTCCTCCCGGGTCCGCACCCGCCGGGAGCTGGGGCCCGGTTTGTACGAGCACGGAGTCTACGACGCCGGGGGCTCCTACTGCCAGCGGGGGGATGTCTGCTGCCACGGCCGCGACGACGGCTGCACCGTGCCCTACCACGACACCCTCTGCTACTGCGACCTCTTCTGCAACCGCACCGTCTCTGACTGCTGCCCCGACTTCTGGGAATACTGCCTGGGCATCCCGGCCCCCTTCCCCAAAGCCCCAG GCTGTGCCCGTGCAGGACACAATTATCCCACCGGAGCCACGTACCGGGAGAACTGCAACCTGTG CACCTGCGGCCCCGGCGGGCAGTGGCAGTGCGAGGACCACGCCTGCCTGATGGACGGGGAGCTGATCGACGCCGTCAACAGAGGCAACTACGG CTGGAGAGCCGCCAACTACAGCCAGTTCTGGGGGATGACCCTGGAGGACGGGATCCGGCACCGCCTGGGCACCTTCCGTCCCTCTCCCACCGTCATGAACATGAACGAGATGCAT ATGAACATGGACTCCAATGAGGTGCTGCCGCGTCACTTCGATGCCGCCACCAAATGGCCCGGGATGATCCACGAGCCCCTGGACCAGGGAAACTGCGCCGGCTCCTGGGCCTTCTCCACTGCTG CCGTGGCCTCGGATCGCATTTCCATCCACTCCATGGGACACATGACCCCCGCCCTGTCCCCACAAAACCTCCTGTCCTGTGACACCCGCAACCAGCGGGGCTGCAGCGGGGGCCGCCTGGATGGAGCCTGGTGGTACCTGCGCAGGAGAGG GGTGGTGACAGACGAGTGTTACCCATTTACGAGTCAGCAGAGCCAGCCGGCGGCTCCGCCCTGCATGATGCACAGCCGCTCCACGGGCCGGGGCAAGCGACAGGCGACAGCGCGATGCCCCAACCCCCAGACCCAATCCAACGAGATCTACCAGTCCACCCCCGCCTACCGCCTCTCCTCCAGC GAGAAAGAGATcatgaaggagctgctggagaacgGCCCCGTGCAAG CCATCCTGGAGGTGCACGAGGATTTCTTCATGTACAAGAGCGGGATCTATCGGCACACGCCGCTGGCCGAGGGGAAGGGGCCGAAGCACCAGAGACACGGGACCCACTCGGTCAAAATCACCGG gtggggagaggagcagctgccTGATGGCCGGACCCAAAAATACTGG ACGGCGGCCAACTCGTGGGGCACGGCGTGGGGCGAGGGCGGCCACTTTCGCATCGCCCGCGGCGTCAACGAGTGCGAGGTGGAGACTTTCGTGGTGGGGGTTTGGGGCCGCGTCAGCACGGAGGACATGCCCCACAAGTGA
- the LOC131588170 gene encoding uncharacterized protein LOC131588170 — protein MSLSPPRPRPAPRALAHSRAGGGLALSPGSRGRGLRVPAVLTQRLGAVGHKVPAHCSPSGPAAPVTAASAGHTAGTRSHSGHHGHHRGQGGHRGQLGHHRQVLPLHPAVSPQPDVSPHPAVSPHPAVSPHPSVPLHPAVPPQAGIVTTARYCHLTQLCHQSQLCHRGQVLSPQAGVVTTARGCHHSQVLSQQAGIVTTARCCHHRQVLSPQAGVVTTAKYCHHRQVLSPQAGVVTTAKYCHHRQVLSPQAGIVTTARCCHHSHRAAGCATAAKCAPASATTVRCATTPRRVTTAPVSPQPPRAIPAVTLGLLSLLPGGPCPFPCPLPAGVSHTVRSAVSPAGGFLQLQGCVQIHCCIFNIFIN, from the exons atgtccctgtccccaccgcGACCCCGTCCAGCCCCGCGGGCCCTCGCTCACAGCAGGGCGGGCGGGGGGCTGGCGCTGTCCCCTGGCTCCCGTGGCCGGGGGCTGCGTGTCCCCGCTGTGCTGACACAGCGGCTGGGTGCAGTGGGGC ATAAGGTCCCCGCTCATTGTTCACCttccggccccgccgctccggTCACCGCGGCCAGCGCTGGACACACCGCGGGCACGCGCAGCCACTCGGGCCACCACGGCCACCACCGCGGCCAGGGGGGTCACCGCGGGCAGCTGGGCCACCACAGGCAG GTACTGCCACTGCACCCAGCTGTGTCACCCCAGCCGGATGTGTCACCTCACCCAGCTGTGTCACCTCACCCAGCTGTGTCACCTCACCCATCTGTGCCACTGCACCCAGCTGTGCCACCACAGGCAG GTATTGTCACCACAGCCAGGTATTGCCACCTCACCCAGCTGTGCCACCAAAGCCAGCTGTGCCACCGCGGGCAGGTATTGTCACCACAGGCAGGTGTTGTCACCACAGCCAG GGGTTGTCACCACAGCCAGGTGTTGTCACAACAGGCAGGTATTGTCACCACAGCCAGGTGCTGTCACCACAGGCAGGTATTGTCACCACAGGCAGGTGTTGTCACCACAGCCAAGTATTGTCACCACAGACAGGTATTGTCACCACAGGCAGGTGTTGTCACCACAGCCAAGTATTGTCACCACAGACAGGTGTTGTCACCACAGGCAGGTATTGTCACCACAGCCAGGTGTTGCCACCACAGCCACCGTGCAGCTGGCTGTGCCACCGCGGCCAAATGTGCTCCTGCAAGTGCCACCACGGTGAGATGTGCCACCACACCCAGGCGTGTCACCACagcccccgtgtccccgcagcCACCCCGCGCCATCCCTGCGGTGACGCTGGGGCTGTTGTCCCTTCTTCCTGGCGGTCCCTGTCCCTttccgtgtcccctccctgctggggtCTCGCACACAGTGCGGAGTGCGGTGTCACCTGCTGGTGGCTTCCTTCAACTGCAGGGATGTGTGCAGATacattgctgtatttttaacatttttataaattaa